One Chryseobacterium indoltheticum DNA segment encodes these proteins:
- the mutL gene encoding DNA mismatch repair endonuclease MutL encodes MSDIIQLLPDHVANQIAAGEVVQRPASIVKELLENSIDAGASKIELIIRDAGKNLIQVVDDGKGMSETDARMSFERHATSKIRGTEDIFKIATKGFRGEALASIAAVSQVELKTKLKDAALGTNIYIEGGVFQFQEPVQTSEGSNFLVKNLFYNVPARRKFLKNNNIEFRHVIDEFQRVALAHEGLEFSLFHDDDPVFKLRKGTQMQRIVDIFGRKLHPQLIPIKEDIIWCKLHGFVAKPEGAKKTRGEQFLFVNGRFFKSPYFNKAVQEAFDGLLMPGYIPTFFLFLELDPEKIDVNIHPQKTEVKFEDEHLIFALLRSTIKRSLGIYNIAPSLDFERDPQIDAIMQKSFPSKSNNTGNLKMPEIIVDRDYNPFLEERTTSKTEIHNLAEMYHQNISAEPSKINLFEDEDFDEDLMRLPNGYWLFNKGDRTLMLDLGRMHRLVVTEINNKSKKTTNSQSLLFSLEYHMNEIEKSKYKSIKKYLPELGFEMSIAHESVLRIDAVPEGLKESQVMKFLENLFDVLEYKTEEEFMQFYQNQWNKMQSKSRFDFIYKIDAEQLIKDFTALGFPEFLPNGKRCFYEVPFNDFKNKF; translated from the coding sequence ATGTCAGATATTATTCAGCTTTTACCCGATCATGTAGCCAACCAAATCGCAGCCGGTGAGGTGGTGCAGCGTCCTGCATCTATTGTAAAAGAACTTTTGGAGAACTCTATTGATGCCGGGGCTTCAAAAATAGAGCTGATTATAAGAGACGCCGGAAAAAACCTTATTCAGGTTGTTGACGACGGAAAAGGAATGTCTGAAACCGATGCAAGAATGTCTTTTGAGAGGCATGCCACATCAAAAATCCGAGGAACTGAAGATATATTTAAAATTGCAACCAAAGGTTTCCGTGGTGAAGCTTTGGCTTCTATTGCCGCCGTTTCTCAGGTTGAACTGAAAACCAAGCTTAAAGATGCTGCTTTAGGAACCAATATATACATTGAAGGCGGAGTTTTCCAGTTTCAGGAACCGGTGCAGACTTCGGAAGGTTCTAATTTTTTAGTTAAAAACCTTTTCTATAATGTTCCTGCAAGAAGAAAATTTCTTAAAAATAATAATATAGAATTTCGTCATGTCATTGACGAATTTCAGCGTGTTGCATTGGCTCATGAAGGATTAGAGTTTTCTCTTTTTCATGATGACGATCCGGTTTTTAAGCTGAGAAAAGGAACACAGATGCAGCGAATTGTCGATATTTTTGGCAGAAAACTTCATCCGCAATTGATTCCCATCAAAGAAGATATCATTTGGTGTAAGCTTCACGGTTTTGTAGCAAAGCCTGAAGGAGCCAAGAAAACGCGTGGCGAACAATTCCTTTTTGTGAACGGAAGATTTTTTAAAAGTCCGTATTTCAACAAGGCTGTTCAGGAAGCCTTCGACGGATTGCTAATGCCCGGATATATCCCTACATTTTTTCTTTTCCTGGAATTAGATCCTGAAAAAATTGATGTCAATATTCATCCGCAAAAAACGGAAGTAAAATTTGAAGACGAGCATCTTATTTTTGCGCTGCTTCGTTCGACTATAAAGCGTTCTTTAGGAATTTACAATATTGCGCCAAGTCTAGATTTCGAAAGAGATCCGCAGATTGATGCAATTATGCAAAAAAGCTTTCCGAGCAAAAGCAATAATACCGGAAATCTAAAAATGCCTGAAATCATCGTAGACCGAGATTACAACCCTTTTCTGGAAGAAAGAACAACATCAAAAACTGAAATTCATAATCTTGCGGAAATGTATCATCAGAATATTTCTGCTGAGCCTTCAAAAATCAACTTGTTTGAAGATGAAGATTTTGATGAAGATTTGATGAGACTTCCCAACGGATATTGGCTTTTCAATAAAGGAGACCGCACTTTGATGCTCGATTTGGGTAGAATGCACCGTCTTGTGGTGACCGAAATCAATAACAAATCAAAGAAAACCACAAATAGCCAGTCTCTTTTGTTTTCGCTCGAATATCATATGAATGAGATTGAAAAGAGCAAATACAAATCAATCAAAAAATATCTTCCCGAGCTAGGGTTTGAAATGAGCATTGCTCATGAAAGTGTTTTAAGAATTGATGCTGTTCCGGAAGGTTTGAAAGAATCTCAGGTAATGAAGTTTCTGGAGAATCTTTTTGATGTTTTGGAGTATAAAACCGAGGAAGAGTTTATGCAGTTTTACCAGAACCAATGGAATAAAATGCAGTCGAAATCCCGTTTCGATTTTATTTATAAAATAGATGCCGAACAGCTCATCAAAGACTTTACAGCTTTGGGTTTCCCTGAATTTTTACCTAACGGAAAAAGATGTTTTTATGAAGTTCCGTTTAATGATTTTAAAAATAAATTTTAA
- a CDS encoding rhomboid family intramembrane serine protease, giving the protein MFNNIPPITRNIIILNIVVYIAALVIPQLDFYLAAYFPLSPQFKSWQIITHMFMHGSPMHILFNMFTLFSFGPILEQSLGAKKYLILYFLSGLGAFFLFNLWNFVEYQDAYSQLSNLGFDIQGYVADPESFVNAQVSLKVQELINDQINPIIFGRMVGASGAIFGVIAAFATLYPEAKIGIMFIPVPVKVKYLLPIIIVGSVVLGVTGNVGGIAHLAHVGGAIVGFILAMIWKKHLYRFK; this is encoded by the coding sequence ATGTTTAATAATATACCGCCAATTACCCGAAATATCATTATATTAAATATTGTAGTTTATATTGCAGCATTGGTAATACCACAGCTTGATTTTTATTTGGCTGCGTATTTTCCTTTATCACCACAATTTAAATCATGGCAAATTATTACACATATGTTCATGCATGGAAGTCCTATGCATATTCTTTTCAATATGTTTACTCTGTTCAGTTTTGGTCCTATTTTAGAGCAAAGTCTGGGAGCCAAAAAATATTTAATTCTTTATTTTTTAAGTGGATTAGGAGCATTTTTTCTTTTTAACTTATGGAATTTTGTAGAATATCAAGATGCCTACTCTCAATTAAGTAATTTAGGGTTTGACATACAAGGATATGTTGCTGATCCAGAAAGCTTTGTGAATGCTCAAGTTTCATTAAAGGTTCAAGAATTGATTAATGATCAGATAAACCCAATTATATTTGGCCGAATGGTAGGTGCATCTGGCGCAATCTTCGGTGTTATTGCTGCATTTGCAACTTTGTATCCTGAAGCAAAAATCGGAATTATGTTTATTCCGGTTCCCGTGAAAGTAAAATATTTACTACCCATAATTATAGTTGGTTCTGTTGTTTTAGGCGTTACAGGAAATGTTGGCGGAATTGCTCACTTAGCTCACGTTGGTGGCGCAATTGTTGGTTTCATTTTAGCTATGATCTGGAAAAAACACTTATACAGATTCAAATAA
- a CDS encoding endonuclease/exonuclease/phosphatase family protein — MKIFRLILLILHLGLLFLLTGVLLNAYIPPKIFPWFNLLSLGFPILIAGYVLLTFFWILSWKKRAFVFMFLGLFFLNPVKRWINYSSESNETANLKIVTFNIKGGTFGKEEIQEYINAQKADLVFIQEYGAGDLELENLTGKNTIPINSLYTNYKIVSRKNLFENLFNGDITAQCEQIDLEIKGKTYRVINVHLESFGVVKSMVKLNGNSGEDETKVKNVIKRLIPTFKSHQEQVQIIRESIDSSPYPVIVAGDFNSVPNSYEYYKTSEGLKDAFYEVGRGSGTSFHDYKYPLRIDYIFTSESIKPVSYQVDSSVHLSDHFPVIATFKID, encoded by the coding sequence GTGAAAATTTTCCGATTAATACTTCTCATACTTCATTTAGGGCTATTATTTCTGTTAACAGGAGTTTTACTGAATGCTTATATTCCACCGAAAATTTTCCCGTGGTTTAATTTACTGTCTTTAGGTTTTCCTATTTTGATTGCCGGATATGTGTTACTCACATTCTTCTGGATTTTGAGTTGGAAAAAAAGAGCATTCGTCTTTATGTTTTTAGGATTATTTTTTCTGAACCCTGTAAAAAGATGGATTAATTACTCTTCTGAAAGCAATGAAACAGCGAACTTAAAAATTGTTACTTTTAATATAAAAGGAGGTACTTTTGGTAAGGAGGAAATACAGGAATATATTAATGCTCAAAAAGCTGATTTAGTTTTCATCCAGGAATATGGAGCCGGTGATTTAGAGCTTGAAAATCTCACAGGAAAGAACACTATTCCGATTAATTCTTTATACACAAATTATAAAATTGTTTCCCGCAAAAATCTTTTTGAAAATCTTTTTAATGGAGACATTACCGCGCAGTGCGAGCAAATAGACCTTGAAATTAAAGGTAAAACCTATCGTGTCATCAACGTTCATTTAGAATCTTTCGGCGTTGTAAAAAGTATGGTAAAACTTAACGGAAATAGCGGTGAAGACGAAACTAAAGTAAAAAACGTAATTAAAAGATTAATTCCTACTTTTAAATCACATCAGGAACAAGTACAAATCATCAGAGAAAGTATCGACAGTTCTCCGTATCCCGTAATTGTGGCAGGAGATTTTAATTCCGTTCCCAACTCTTACGAATATTACAAAACTTCAGAGGGCTTAAAAGATGCTTTTTACGAAGTAGGAAGAGGCAGCGGAACAAGCTTTCATGACTATAAATATCCGTTAAGAATAGACTATATTTTCACTTCAGAATCAATAAAACCCGTAAGCTATCAGGTTGACAGTAGCGTGCATCTTTCTGATCATTTTCCGGTGATTGCCACTTTTAAAATTGATTAA
- a CDS encoding endonuclease/exonuclease/phosphatase family protein produces the protein MKRFPFFLIIHLGVLALLISTFANAWISPNYFSKLNLLSLSFPYLIFAHLLFTLIWIIKKKKIAVVFILSTFIFYNPVRRWVNFSPQNSNIETAKTDIKVLTYNVKYGSLGWDNVKKYIEDQNADIILVQEKDTNKALRSDLVKYPSVILKTKHKILRQGDLINDASKGNSFYADIDINGKIVRVVNVYLEPFRLNKNMIGIEDDNSGKKENNKMEALFSRLIPTFRTHEDQVRKIRKVVDHSPYPVILAGDFNSVPNSWEYYNLGKNLDDAFVEAGNGSSTSFHDYKFPLRIDYIFASSSLVPKSYKVDYSVKLSDHYPVIAEFLLN, from the coding sequence ATGAAGCGGTTTCCTTTTTTTCTTATTATCCATTTAGGAGTTTTAGCACTGTTAATAAGCACATTTGCAAATGCATGGATAAGCCCCAACTACTTCAGTAAACTCAATCTTCTTTCGCTGAGCTTTCCTTATTTAATTTTTGCCCATCTCTTATTTACGCTTATCTGGATTATTAAGAAGAAGAAAATTGCTGTCGTCTTTATTCTTTCAACATTTATTTTCTATAACCCTGTAAGACGATGGGTTAATTTTTCACCTCAAAACAGCAATATTGAGACCGCCAAGACAGATATAAAAGTCTTGACATACAATGTAAAATATGGAAGTCTGGGTTGGGATAATGTAAAAAAATATATTGAAGATCAAAATGCCGATATTATTCTGGTTCAGGAAAAAGACACTAATAAAGCGCTTAGGAGCGATCTGGTAAAATATCCTTCGGTCATACTAAAAACAAAACATAAAATTTTAAGACAGGGAGATTTAATTAATGATGCTTCCAAAGGCAATTCTTTCTATGCAGATATCGATATTAATGGTAAAATCGTAAGAGTTGTAAATGTTTATCTGGAACCTTTCAGACTCAATAAAAACATGATCGGAATAGAAGATGACAATTCTGGCAAAAAAGAAAATAATAAAATGGAAGCGTTATTTTCAAGACTGATTCCTACCTTCCGAACGCATGAAGATCAGGTGAGAAAAATAAGAAAAGTAGTTGATCATTCACCTTACCCGGTGATTCTTGCAGGAGATTTTAATTCGGTTCCCAATTCCTGGGAATACTACAATCTGGGTAAAAACCTGGATGATGCTTTTGTAGAAGCCGGAAACGGAAGCTCTACAAGCTTTCACGATTATAAATTCCCACTCAGAATAGATTATATTTTTGCATCAAGCAGCCTTGTTCCCAAAAGCTATAAGGTAGATTATTCGGTAAAATTATCAGATCACTATCCTGTAATTGCTGAATTTCTACTAAATTAG
- a CDS encoding GH3 auxin-responsive promoter family protein encodes MATKALFNTVVNWFIRQRIDQIQHFMDHPIDTQKGILFSQLFHAEDTEYGKKYGFNSISSYQDFKNKVPIVTYEEFEPYVERARQGHKDVSWPGYIKHFAKSSGTTNAKSKFIPISAESLEYCHLKAGKDMVSIYANNHPENQLFTNKNLRLGGSSELYADFNTKFGDLSAILIDNLPFWVEITTTPSKKVSLMGEWESKLNAIVSEVKNEDVGSILGVPSWMMVLLQRVLKETDVKNVSELWPNLEVFFHGGISFKPYKEQYKPIIGKDINYYEIYNASEGFFGIQDRSNSDEMLLMLDYGIFYEFIPMDQFHHSNPKVVSLEGVEVGKNYAMVITTNGGLWRYLIGDTVVFTSTSPFRIKITGRTKHYINAFGEELMITNVESALTKACQETNASVKDFTGAPIFMKENESGAHEWIFEFSEHPENLDLFTDIFDKHLKCINSDYEAKRYNNITLKKPVVHIARPNLFYCWLESKGKLGGQNKVPRLSNDREYIDPLLELNRV; translated from the coding sequence ATGGCAACGAAAGCACTTTTCAATACGGTGGTCAATTGGTTTATCCGTCAAAGGATAGATCAGATCCAGCATTTTATGGATCATCCTATCGATACACAGAAGGGAATTCTGTTTTCTCAATTATTCCATGCAGAAGACACGGAATATGGCAAGAAGTATGGGTTTAATTCTATCTCAAGTTATCAGGATTTTAAAAATAAAGTCCCGATTGTTACGTATGAGGAATTTGAGCCGTACGTGGAACGGGCAAGGCAAGGCCATAAAGACGTGAGCTGGCCCGGTTACATTAAGCATTTTGCAAAATCTTCGGGAACTACTAATGCCAAAAGTAAATTTATTCCTATTTCAGCAGAAAGTCTGGAATACTGCCACTTAAAAGCAGGAAAAGACATGGTTTCGATCTATGCCAATAATCATCCTGAAAATCAACTTTTTACCAATAAAAATTTACGTCTTGGCGGAAGCTCTGAGTTATATGCTGATTTTAACACGAAGTTTGGCGATCTCTCTGCTATTTTGATTGATAATCTTCCTTTTTGGGTTGAAATTACCACAACACCGAGCAAAAAAGTTTCGTTGATGGGAGAGTGGGAAAGTAAGCTTAACGCCATTGTTTCTGAAGTAAAAAACGAAGATGTAGGAAGTATTTTAGGGGTTCCTAGCTGGATGATGGTGCTTTTGCAAAGAGTTTTAAAGGAAACAGATGTGAAAAATGTTTCTGAACTTTGGCCAAACCTGGAAGTATTCTTTCATGGCGGAATCAGTTTTAAACCTTATAAAGAGCAATACAAACCGATTATCGGGAAAGATATCAATTACTATGAAATCTATAATGCTTCTGAAGGCTTTTTCGGAATTCAGGACAGATCGAATAGTGATGAAATGCTTCTGATGCTCGACTACGGAATTTTCTATGAATTTATTCCCATGGATCAGTTTCACCATTCCAACCCGAAAGTGGTGAGTCTGGAAGGAGTCGAGGTAGGAAAAAACTATGCAATGGTGATTACAACCAATGGCGGACTTTGGAGATATTTAATTGGGGATACAGTGGTTTTCACATCGACGAGCCCATTCAGAATAAAAATTACGGGTCGTACAAAACATTATATCAATGCTTTTGGTGAAGAACTGATGATTACGAATGTAGAATCGGCTTTAACGAAAGCTTGCCAGGAAACGAATGCTTCCGTAAAAGACTTTACCGGAGCTCCGATTTTCATGAAAGAAAATGAAAGCGGTGCCCACGAATGGATTTTTGAATTTAGTGAACATCCCGAAAATCTCGATTTGTTTACGGATATTTTTGATAAGCACCTGAAATGCATCAATTCGGATTACGAGGCTAAAAGATATAATAATATTACGCTGAAAAAACCTGTCGTGCATATTGCAAGACCCAACCTTTTTTACTGCTGGCTTGAATCTAAAGGTAAACTGGGCGGGCAGAACAAAGTGCCGAGGCTTAGTAATGACAGAGAATACATAGATCCTTTACTGGAGCTTAATAGAGTATAA
- a CDS encoding BrxA/BrxB family bacilliredoxin encodes MYPTDLVMPMKAELTDKGFEDLATPAQVEDALKQSGTTLLVINSVCGCAAGAARPGVVYSLTGEKKPDHLTTVFAGFDKEAVEAARKHLAPFPPSSPCVALFKDGELVHMLERHHIEGNPAGAIAANLQAAYDEYC; translated from the coding sequence ATGTATCCAACAGATTTAGTAATGCCTATGAAGGCTGAGCTTACAGATAAAGGTTTCGAAGATTTGGCAACTCCTGCTCAGGTAGAAGATGCTTTAAAGCAATCAGGAACTACTCTTTTAGTAATCAATTCGGTATGTGGTTGTGCAGCTGGAGCCGCAAGACCGGGAGTGGTTTACTCTTTGACTGGAGAAAAAAAACCAGACCATTTGACTACCGTTTTTGCAGGTTTCGATAAAGAAGCAGTAGAAGCAGCTAGAAAACATTTGGCACCATTTCCTCCAAGCTCACCATGTGTAGCACTTTTCAAAGACGGAGAATTGGTTCATATGCTTGAAAGACACCATATTGAAGGTAATCCTGCAGGAGCAATTGCTGCAAACTTACAGGCAGCGTACGACGAGTATTGCTAA
- a CDS encoding GatB/YqeY domain-containing protein has product MSLELTISEAIKTAMRAKDRVALDSLRAVKSQILLLKTEALGAEVSSEQEIAILQRMIKQRKDSYEQFTAQGRNDLAEVEEAQMKVIEKFLPAQLSSEELEAEIKQIISETGAESIKDLGKVMGLASKNLAGKSDGKSISEMAKKLLS; this is encoded by the coding sequence ATGAGTTTAGAACTAACCATAAGCGAAGCAATAAAAACAGCAATGAGAGCTAAAGACAGAGTAGCTTTAGATTCTCTTCGTGCTGTAAAATCTCAGATATTATTGCTGAAAACCGAGGCTTTAGGAGCTGAAGTTTCATCTGAGCAGGAAATTGCAATTTTGCAGAGAATGATCAAACAGCGTAAAGATTCTTATGAGCAGTTTACCGCTCAGGGAAGAAACGATTTGGCAGAAGTAGAAGAAGCTCAGATGAAAGTCATTGAGAAGTTTTTACCTGCACAATTGTCCTCTGAAGAATTAGAAGCAGAGATCAAGCAGATTATTTCAGAAACTGGCGCTGAATCGATTAAAGATTTAGGAAAAGTAATGGGATTAGCTTCAAAAAACTTGGCCGGAAAATCTGACGGAAAAAGTATTTCCGAGATGGCTAAGAAATTACTTTCGTAG
- the ftsZ gene encoding cell division protein FtsZ, producing MENIGTQGFSFDLPKGNSSIIKVIGVGGGGNNALKHMYEKGIHGVDFVICNTDAQTLDNNPVSNKVQLGVTITEGLGAGADPEVGEKAAIESIEDIKAAMGQNTKMVFITAGMGGGTGTGAAPVIAKVAKDMGILTVGIVTVPFSFEGKRRLDQAELGLDKLRNNVDSLIVINNDKLRQQFGNLGFKQGFSKADEVLTNAAKGMAEVITGYFDVNIDFRDAKSVLQNSGTALMSTGMASGENKAEEAVRKALDSPLLNDNKITGARNVLLLIRSGVEEATMDEIGIIMDYIQKEAGHTADIIFGVGADEELGDAVSVLVIATGFSNDNQKFSGPTEKIRIGLNDALDTPKASPFKTRDEREVAPEQGYDFGGKNLFRLDDEDQDLPKFKMSSSEKKMIIEDEDVKTEIKFSDREEDTLESPIQSWRNEESSNDDDVNLFSFDDDPNDLEIQSFSFDFDNKKEEPKESAFNNNYSDEKKVEFNFTVNEPLVEPKYDFGQPKNEVETSAVIEKVEEKIQRVETFYQTPEQPKAEEKPVVEKRVEIETTRHTESEFTFVNKPADQERVVERRNKLKEFNSRYQNFDHVNEFESVPAFKRKNISIDGTNASDQNINTYLSDNNGNMQIRENRFLNKDVD from the coding sequence ATGGAAAATATAGGCACACAAGGATTTTCATTTGATCTGCCAAAAGGAAATTCTTCGATCATCAAAGTTATCGGTGTTGGTGGCGGTGGAAACAACGCTCTAAAGCACATGTACGAAAAAGGTATTCACGGGGTAGATTTCGTGATCTGTAATACCGATGCGCAAACTTTAGATAACAATCCGGTTTCAAACAAAGTTCAGTTGGGAGTTACCATTACTGAAGGTCTTGGAGCAGGTGCAGATCCTGAAGTAGGGGAGAAAGCGGCTATTGAAAGTATCGAAGACATCAAAGCGGCAATGGGACAAAACACCAAAATGGTTTTCATCACTGCAGGAATGGGTGGTGGTACCGGAACGGGTGCGGCTCCTGTTATTGCTAAAGTTGCCAAAGATATGGGAATTCTTACGGTAGGTATCGTTACCGTTCCTTTCAGCTTTGAGGGGAAAAGAAGACTTGATCAGGCAGAATTAGGACTTGATAAATTAAGAAATAATGTTGATTCATTAATTGTGATCAACAATGATAAACTAAGACAGCAATTTGGAAATCTTGGTTTCAAACAAGGTTTTTCTAAAGCCGATGAAGTGTTAACCAATGCTGCAAAAGGTATGGCAGAGGTTATTACAGGTTACTTTGATGTAAACATTGACTTTAGAGATGCTAAATCTGTGCTTCAAAATTCCGGTACGGCATTGATGTCTACAGGAATGGCTTCAGGTGAAAACAAAGCGGAAGAAGCAGTAAGAAAAGCATTAGATTCTCCATTATTGAACGACAACAAAATTACAGGTGCAAGAAATGTGTTATTGTTGATCAGAAGCGGTGTAGAAGAAGCTACAATGGACGAGATCGGGATCATCATGGATTATATCCAGAAAGAAGCTGGTCACACGGCTGATATCATTTTCGGTGTTGGAGCTGACGAAGAATTGGGCGATGCTGTAAGCGTATTGGTGATTGCTACTGGTTTTTCTAATGATAACCAAAAGTTTTCAGGACCTACTGAGAAAATCAGAATTGGTTTGAATGACGCTTTAGATACTCCAAAAGCTTCTCCTTTCAAAACAAGGGACGAGAGAGAAGTAGCTCCTGAACAGGGATACGACTTTGGAGGTAAAAATCTTTTTAGATTAGATGATGAAGATCAGGATCTTCCGAAGTTTAAAATGTCGTCTTCTGAAAAAAAAATGATTATTGAGGATGAAGATGTAAAAACCGAAATAAAATTCTCTGATAGAGAGGAAGATACATTAGAAAGCCCGATTCAGAGCTGGAGAAACGAAGAATCGAGCAATGACGATGATGTCAATTTGTTTTCTTTCGATGACGATCCGAATGATTTAGAAATTCAGTCTTTCTCTTTCGATTTTGATAATAAAAAAGAAGAACCAAAAGAGAGTGCTTTTAACAATAATTATTCAGACGAAAAAAAGGTTGAGTTTAACTTCACCGTGAACGAACCTCTTGTTGAGCCTAAATATGATTTTGGTCAACCAAAAAATGAAGTTGAAACTTCAGCTGTGATTGAGAAAGTTGAAGAGAAAATTCAAAGAGTTGAAACATTTTATCAAACTCCAGAACAGCCTAAAGCTGAAGAAAAACCTGTTGTTGAAAAAAGAGTAGAAATAGAAACAACAAGACATACAGAATCTGAATTCACTTTTGTGAATAAGCCTGCTGATCAGGAAAGAGTAGTAGAGAGAAGAAACAAGTTGAAAGAATTCAATTCTCGTTACCAAAATTTCGATCACGTAAATGAATTTGAATCTGTACCTGCTTTCAAGAGAAAGAATATTTCAATTGACGGCACCAATGCATCAGACCAAAATATCAATACCTATTTGTCTGATAACAACGGAAACATGCAGATCAGAGAAAACAGATTTTTAAATAAAGACGTAGACTAA
- the ftsA gene encoding cell division protein FtsA: MENQEYSVGLDIGTTKIVAIVGRRNAHGKIEILGVGKAKSLGVHKGIVNNISQTINSIKAAVAEAQSSAGVPIHKVTVGIAGKHIRSLQHSDYIMRENPDRFITDDDIEALKDQVKKLVMLPGEEIIHVLPQEYKVDSEGEIQEPVGMHGKRLEANFHVVVGQMGSIRNIARCVREAGLEMEALTLEPLASSEAVLTKEEKEAGVAIVDIGGGTTDIAIFKDNIIRHTCVIPYGGGIITEDIKEGCSIIEKHAEQLKVKFGSAVPELEKDSTFVTIPGLHGRPDKEISLKTLAQIINARVEEILEMVNTELKAYGAFEQKKKLIAGIVLTGGGSNLKHLRQLANYTTGFDSRIGFANEYIANDKNQYLKGPEFATSIGLLMESLKIRDKKTVAVEEEIEIEADTKVEQKEAQTNANAESQTQTTPQIEEEFKTPVQTSRPSKPTFGQSLMEKVKKFFEEVE, from the coding sequence ATGGAAAATCAAGAGTATTCAGTAGGTCTTGACATCGGGACAACCAAGATTGTCGCCATTGTCGGAAGGAGGAATGCACACGGGAAAATAGAAATTCTCGGTGTTGGGAAGGCCAAAAGTCTTGGAGTTCATAAAGGGATTGTGAATAATATTTCACAAACCATTAACTCTATAAAAGCAGCTGTGGCAGAAGCACAGTCGAGCGCAGGAGTTCCTATTCATAAGGTAACTGTAGGTATTGCAGGAAAGCACATTCGCTCATTGCAGCATTCAGATTACATTATGCGTGAGAATCCGGATAGATTCATCACAGATGATGACATCGAAGCATTAAAAGATCAGGTGAAAAAACTGGTCATGTTACCGGGTGAAGAAATTATCCATGTTCTTCCACAGGAATATAAGGTTGATTCTGAAGGAGAAATTCAGGAACCTGTCGGAATGCACGGAAAACGTCTGGAAGCCAATTTCCATGTTGTTGTAGGACAAATGGGAAGCATCAGAAACATCGCAAGATGCGTAAGAGAAGCAGGTTTGGAGATGGAAGCGCTTACATTGGAGCCTTTAGCATCTTCTGAAGCTGTTTTAACTAAAGAAGAAAAAGAAGCAGGAGTAGCAATCGTAGACATCGGTGGTGGTACTACAGATATTGCTATTTTTAAAGATAATATCATTCGTCATACTTGCGTCATCCCTTATGGAGGCGGAATTATTACGGAAGACATCAAAGAAGGCTGTTCAATTATAGAAAAGCACGCCGAGCAATTAAAGGTTAAGTTCGGTTCTGCAGTTCCAGAGTTGGAAAAAGACAGCACATTTGTAACGATCCCGGGACTTCACGGAAGACCGGATAAAGAGATTTCTCTGAAAACTTTAGCACAAATTATCAATGCGAGAGTTGAAGAGATTTTAGAAATGGTCAATACAGAGTTAAAAGCTTACGGAGCTTTTGAACAAAAGAAAAAACTGATTGCAGGAATTGTTTTGACGGGTGGTGGTTCAAACTTGAAACATCTTCGTCAGCTGGCAAACTACACGACAGGTTTTGATAGCAGAATTGGTTTTGCCAATGAATATATTGCCAACGATAAAAACCAGTATCTGAAAGGTCCCGAATTTGCAACTTCTATTGGTTTACTGATGGAAAGTCTAAAAATCAGAGATAAAAAAACGGTTGCTGTAGAAGAGGAAATTGAAATTGAGGCTGACACAAAAGTGGAGCAAAAAGAAGCACAAACGAATGCTAATGCTGAATCTCAAACTCAAACAACTCCTCAAATAGAAGAAGAATTTAAAACTCCTGTACAAACATCAAGACCTTCGAAACCAACATTCGGACAGTCGCTGATGGAAAAAGTGAAAAAATTCTTTGAAGAAGTAGAATAA